From Numida meleagris isolate 19003 breed g44 Domestic line chromosome 4, NumMel1.0, whole genome shotgun sequence, the proteins below share one genomic window:
- the LOC110398525 gene encoding prolow-density lipoprotein receptor-related protein 1-like isoform X1: protein MGRPPPLRLLLAILILRSAAGATARRAPSASPTCAASRQATCGDGCIPVSWLCDGEQQCPNGTDELCDVPCGGDPHVWQCDDGRCVANSWRCDGAADCPDGSDEQDCVCGAKKLQCPGTHHCIPHWELCDRHQDCEDGWDEESCPLQPCLPGQWQCRNRVCIVAEWKCNGVDDCGDSSDEDICAPCPPGMVRCDEGKCILESLMCNDEDDCLDGTDEPSTCGRSCFVRNGGCAESCTDTHWGVQCSCGSGWVLQADGQSCADVDECSLEYSPCSQLCRNMPGTFSCACLEGYMLRHGTLCEVADNATQLLVAVGEDLALLDVRTQAYRPVLSTETELRALVYDLLRETYYWLTEEGELCARLPGKDVQLLYADAGEVNSISVDWFTGQLYWASSHPAAICAGLGDGRGYVTVLGKDVAPEQLTVYPSARSLYWVNRGLRGRTIIAAAGMDGSNRQELTVVSMEEPVGLSLDHVAGRLYWISEYKESIETLRVDGSGRHSFPAVLRSHTEPLGLAVFESRFFWADSTELVSASQASPQEHAVLLRAPISAFTVLHALHQPPRDTAACAPGLCSHLCLLSPVHPRGYKCACPEGLYLQPSGKCTELSIVYSSGTAISLLQVGPGTHSQQVQEWQEVFHLQDVDWQRSVLYGTDDSGALLRIVGHPGKRETIVTGLPVCSARVDIRSGNVYWLACNRRDIGVTKVPDLTPRILHRARSSIQHLFLDWQREALYWLARGQPLQQLSLTGGNPWDAWNETWPGELPAAMDSKAFSLLWSSALGLRALSLTKQQAVTLAPSWSHGLVAAFEPYLVSVNETALLLWDRRTLALVLSVPATGVHGVVAFVGSKLQEVPVPLPVPASKGPALPLPPPVTTTTRTTTATTSAQPTTSTTQLPLSKTTTVPITPVTTTKATTTLTTTSRSTPTKTTTTRLSTTTTSAATTTWTTPNKTTTMRVATTSTTTTRSLPTKPAAPQLTTSTQHPTTPALAVSSTPLLRPSSPHSTTLFSHLSCPRTHMPCHDGTECVAQEYVCDGEKDCADGSDEDGCAQLCDAPGAFHCASSTTCVGASERCDGVPQCPDASDETGCWSPTQDCALRCDAATRCVPESWLCDGHADCLDHTDEQGCVPRKCSPSEFPCRSGQCVALALRCDGDPDCRDGSDEEGCAMPRPLLCRPGEVACPRSGECVPEAWRCDGDVDCRDGTDEQGCPLEDRQCSERQWGCSHSHECIPDAWRCDRESDCSDGSDEDGCQPTPCLSHEYPCGLGVCLNASLVCSGQQDCADGSDEGGNCSLPCQRHCSQLCYPSPQGPRCWCTPGYQLAEDGMSCVDVDECTEQGKGTCSQICLNAPGTYSCACLSGYLLEPDGHICKLGGPEPMLLVAVQSEVLSYGLRSGHEEVLLTTDKERTIFSLDYDLVERKVFWVDLATESISWQSLDSSKKGTLVKGVRSDCIAVDWLGRNLYWTDGVVGQVLATSLGAAWRGKPEYTVVLDGDLDQPHSLLLQPLSGMLYWSEVGNQPRLMEATMDGRRQRVLLEQGLGWPTALALDIPTSRLFWLDEKLGSVGSTHLDGTGVKVLQLRWVQSPFAAAVCEGQLYWSERKAWSVQQVDKATGKNRTVLLKRHGQPHGLQVMHPVLRLAAPNPCTARGCSHLCLLSSRHAGQCRCPIGLTLAADETTCLPLHTSAFTLIVSPAAVMQVYLKDLPPTAGAQGLPPHRALPLAKVGRLTAVDYTVKDKSLYFAEVGGNSIGLLRLKDSGRLSWKRVVAVEGTVVSLALDWLSGNLYWIEEQPTSIHVAAAGGRWALVLLSEGLRGAAWLALCPRASTMCFITAAGSRRPGAAVECAAMDGSGRRVVWSRARSPAGLTFGGASTRLYWADRERGAIGSIELDGSHFRLVREGLHGLKLFAIGDGFLLWSTTATNGSSKVWHSRLEQAKSWWFLMEQELVALRIYSQFSQEGTNGCTKSNGGCAQLCLPNPTGRQCRCSPGYRLVRGVTCAPAPPCPALLQACADLQSCISAQQVCDGHPDCADGSDELGCTSEEAKTQVPVVSSSRTSHAEEEKQTVPSVAPQQPSPSLPAAPGPRQHVEPFLVTPNTEEVLGAMPCSSETCNLRGECAIEAGRVMCHCALGYRGDYCEEAEVQPLAGPIVLGVAVLLLLAAAAVGALAYMRKRDRRRRTSSTASTRVLTLYHRESDPEEEDEEEEELPPKSDTFVNEAYDGKEELPARLGKGPSRPNTVLP from the exons ATgggccgccccccgccgctCCGCCTGCTCCTCGCCATCCTCATCCTCCGCTCTGCCGCCGGAGCCACGGCCCGCCGCGCCC CCTCCGCCAGCCCCACGTGCGCAGCATCACGCCAAGCCACCTGCGGGGATGGCTGCATCCCTGTCTCTTGGCTCTGCGATGGGGAGCAGCAGTGTCCAAATGGGACGGATGAGCTATGCG ATGTTCCCTGTGGCGGAGACCCCCACGTCTGGCAGTGTGATGACGGCCGGTGTGTTGCCAACAGCTGGCGTTGTGACGGTGCTGCTGACTGTCCAGATGGCTCTGATGAGCAGGACTGTG tgtGCGGAGCAAAGAAACTGCAGTGTCCCGGCACCCACCACTGCATCCCGCACTGGGAGCTGTGTGACCGGCACCAGGACTGTGAGGATGGCTGGGACGAGGAGAGCTGTCCCCTGCAGCCTTGTCTGCCTGGGCAGTGGCAGTGCAGGAACCGGGTGTGCATTGTTGCTGAGTGGAAGTGCAACGGGGTTGACGACTGCGGCGATTCCTCTGATGAAGACATCTGCG CCCCCTGCCCACCTGGCATGGTGCGGTGTGATGAGGGGAAGTGCATCCTGGAGTCCCTGATGTGCAACGATGAGGATGACTGCCTGGATGGCACTGATGAGCCCAGCACCTGCG GACGAAGCTGCTTTGTGCGCAATGGGGGCTGTGCAGAGTCGTGCACTGACACACACTGGGGTGTGCAGTGCTCCTGTGGGTctggctgggtgctgcaggctgaCGGGCAGAGTTGCGCTG ACGTGGATGAGTGCTCCCTGGAGTACAGCCCCTGTAGCCAACTGTGCAGGAACATGCCAGGCACTTTCAGCTGTGCCTGCCTCGAGGGTTACATGTTGCGGCACGGCACCCTCTGTGAAGTAGCAG ACAACGCAACGCAGCTCCTGGTGGCTGTTGGGGAGGACCTGGCTCTTCTGGATGTGCGGACACAGGCATACCGACCCGTGCTCTCCACTGAGACTGAGCTCCGCGCCCTGGTGTATGACCTGCTCCGTGAAACCTACTACTGGCTGACAGAGGAGGGCGAGCTCTGTGCACGCCTGCCAGGGAAGGACGTGCAGCTCCTCTATGCAG ATGCCGGAGAGGTGAACAGCATCTCTGTGGACTGGTTCACGGGGCAGCTGTACTGGGCCAGCAGCCACCCTGCAGCCATCTGCGCGGGGCTGGGTGATGGCCGCGGCTATGTGACAGTGCTGGGGAAGGATGTGGCACCGGAGCAGCTGACAGTGTACCCATCTGCCAG GTCCCTCTACTGGGTCAACCGTGGGCTGAGAGGCCGGACAATCATCGCTGCAGCTGGCATGGATGGCTCAAACCGTCAGGAGCTCACAGTGGTGTCCATGGAGGAGCCTGTAGGGCTCAGCCTGGACCACGTGGCTGGCAGACTGTACTGGATAAGCGAATACAAGGAG TCCATCGAGACGCTGCGGGTGGATGGCAGTGGACGCCACTCCTTCCCTGCTGTCCTGCGGAGCCACACAGAGCCGCTGGGCCTAGCTGTGTTTGAGAGCCGCTTCTTCTGGGCTgacagcactgagctggtgTCAGCCAGCCAGGCCTCTCCACAGGAGCATGCCGTACTGCTCCGGGCCCCCATCTCAGCCTTCACTGTGCTGCATGCGCTGCATCAGCCACCAA GAGACACTGCTGCATGCGCTCCAGGCTTATGCAGTCACCTCTGCCTTCTGTCCCCTGTGCACCCTCGGGGCTACAAGTGTGCATGTCCAGAGGGACTCTACCTCCAGCCCTCAGGGAAATGCACAG AGCTGTCCATCGTGTACTCATCAGGGACAgccatctccctgctgcaggtgggCCCTGGAACACACAGCCAACAGGTGCAGGAGTGGCAGGAGGTCTTTCACCTGCAGGATGTAGACTGGCAGAGGTCAGTGCTCTATGGGACAGATGACAGTGGGGCACTGCTGCGTATTGTGGGACACCCTGGGAAGAGAGAGACCATCGTGACCGGGCTGCCGG TCTGCTCTGCCCGTGTGGACATCCGCTCGGGGAACGTGTACTGGCTCGCATGTAACCGGAGGGACATTGGAGTGACCAAGGTGCCTGACCTGACCCCACGCATCCTGCACCGTGCTCGCAGCAGCATCCAGCACCTCTTCTTGGACTGGCAGCGAGAAGCTCTCTACTGGCTGGCCCGcgggcagcccctgcagcagctgagtcTGACTGGGGGCAACCCATGGGATGCTTGGAATGAGACGTGGCCTGGAGAGCTGCCCGCAGCCATGGATAGCAAGGCCTTCAGCCTGCTCTGGAGCTCAGCCCTGG GCCTGAGGGCACTGAGTCTGACGAAACAGCAAGCAGTCACCCTGGCACCCAGCTGGTCCCATGGCCTCGTGGCCGCCTTTGAGCCCTACCTGGTTTCAGTTAACGAGAcggctctgctgctgtgggaccGGAGGACACTGGCTCTTGTGCTGTCTGTGCCAGCAACAGGCGTGCATGGTGTGGTGGCATTCGTGGGCTCAAAGCTACAGGAAG tgcctgtgCCTCTGCCAGTGCCAGCAAGCAAGGGACCTGCCCTGCCACTTCCTCCACCTGTGACCACCACTACAAGGACAACCACAGCCACCACATCTGCTCAGCCCACCACCTCTACCACACAGCTTCCACTGAGCAAGACCACTACTGTGCCTATCACTCCTGTAACAACCACCAAGGCTACTACAACACTGACCACCACCAGCCGGTCCACCCCAaccaaaaccaccaccaccagacTGTCCACCACAACCACCTCTGCAGCAACCACCACATGGACCACCCCAAACAAGACCACCACCATGCGGGTagccaccaccagcaccaccaccactcGGTCCTTGCCAACCAagcctgctgccccacagctaACCACTAGCACCCAGCACCCAACCACTCCTGCACTGGCAGTTTCCTCCACTCCACTCCTCAGGCCCAGCTCTCCACACTCCACAACCCTGTTCTCCCATCTCTCCTGTCCTCGCACACACATGCCCTGCCATGATGGCACTGAGTGCGTGGCCCAGGAGTACGTGTGCGACGGAGAGAAGGACTGTGCGGATGGCTCTGACGAGGATGGGTGTGCCCAGCTCTGTGATGCCCCAG GCGCCTTCCACTGTGCTAGCAGCACCACGTGTGTTGGGGCCAGTGAGCGCTGCGATGGAGTGCCACAGTGTCCTGATGCCTCGGACGAGACGGGCTGCTGGAGCCCCACGCAGGACTGTGCCCTGCGCTGCGATGCTGCCACCCGCTGCGTCCCTGAGAGCTGGCTGTGTGATGGCCACGCTGACTGCCTGGATCACACCGACGAGCAGGGATGCG TGCCGAGGAAGTGCAGCCCATCTGAATTCCCCTGCCGCAGTGGGCAGTGTGTGGCCCTGGCTCTGCGCTGTGATGGGGACCCTGACTGCCGGGATGGCTCAGATGAAGAGGGCTGTGCCATGCCCCGGCCTCTGCTGTGCCGCCCAGGTGAGGTGGCCTGTCCCCGCAGTGGGGAATGCGTGCCTGAGGCCTGGCGCTGTGACGGTGATGTTGACTGCAGGGACGGCACAGATGAGCAG ggctgtccCTTGGAGGACCGGCAGTGCAGCGAGCGGCAGTGGGGCTGCTCACACAGCCATGAGTGCATCCCTGATGCCTGGCGGTGCGACAGAGAGAGCGACTGTAGTGACGGCAGCGACGAGGATGGCT GCCAACCCACTCCCTGCCTGAGCCACGAGTACCCCTGTGGGCTGGGGGTCTGCCTGAATGCATCCCTGGTGTGCAGTGGCCAGCAGGACTGTGCGGATGGCTCAGATGAGGGGGGGaactgctccctgccctgccagagacactgctctcagctctgctacCCATCGCCCCAGGGACCC CGTTGCTGGTGCACCCCGGGCTATCAGCTAGCTGAGGATGGCATGTCCTGTGTGGATGTGGATGAGTGCACTGAGCAGGGCAAGGGAACCTGCAGCCAGATCTGCCTTAATGCTCCAGGGACCTACAGCTGTGCCTGCCTCTCTGGCTACTTGCTGGAGCCTGATGGCCACATCTGCAAACTCGGTG GACCAGAGCCcatgctgctggtggctgtgcaATCAGAGGTTCTGTCCTATGGCCTTCGGAGTGGGCATGAGGAGGTGCTGCTAACCACTGACAAAGAACGGACCATCTTCTCGCTTGATTATGACCTGGTGGAGAGGAAAGTCTTCTGGGTGGACCTGGCCACAGAGAGCATCTCCTGGCAGAGTCTAGACTCTAGCAAAAAGGGCACACTGGTGAAAG GTGTGAGATCAGACTGTATCGCTGTGGACTGGCTTGGGAGGAACCTGTACTGGACAGATGGGGTAGTAGGGCAGGTGCTGGCCACTTCTCTGGGGGCTGCCTGGAGAGGGAAACCAGAGTACACCGTGGTGCTGGATGGAGACCTGGACCAGCCCCACTCCCTCCTACTCCAGCCTCTGTCTGG GATGCTATACTGGTCAGAGGTGGGGAACCAGCCACGGCTGATGGAGGCCACCATGGATGGGAGACGGCAGcgtgtgctgctggagcagggcctGGGCTGGCCCACAGCACTAGCCCTTGACATCCCCACCTCAAGGCTCTTCTGGCTGGATGAAAAGCTGGGCAGTGTTGGTTCCACTCATCTGGATGGCACCGGTGTGAAG GTGTTGCAGCTGAGATGGGTCCAGAGCCcttttgcagcagctgtgtgtgaGGGACAGCTCTACTGGTCAGAGAGGAAGGCATGGTCGGTGCAGCAGGTGGACAAGGCCACAGGCAAGAATAGGACAGTGCTGCTCAAGCGACATGGGCAGCCCCATGGCCTTCAG GTGATGCACCCAGTCCTGCGCCTGGCAGCTCCCAACCCGTGCACAGCCCGCGGCTGCTCCCACCTGTGCCTGCTGAGCAGCCGGCATGCCGGGCAGTGCCGATGCCCCATTGGGCTGACGCTGGCTGCCGATGAGACCACTTGCCTGCCCCTCCACACTTCGGCCTTCACCCTCATAGTGTCACCAGCAGCCGTGATGCAG GTCTACCTGAAGGACTTGCCACCAACAGCTGGAGCCCAAGGCCTCCCCCCGCACCGGGCCCTGCCTCTGGCCAAGGTGGGACGCTTGACAGCTGTCGACTACACAGTGAAGGACAAGAGCCTGTACTTCGCTGAGGTGGGGGGCAACTCTATTGGGCTGCTCCGCCTGAAGGACTCGGGCCGGCTCTCCTGGAAGCGGGTTGTAGCTGTGGAGGGCACAGTGGTGTCCCTGGCCCTGGACTGGCTGAGCGGAAACCTGTACTGGATTGAGGAGCAGCCCACCAGCATCCACGTGGCGGCGGCCGGGGGGCGGTGggccctggtgctgctcagtGAGGGGCTGCGGGGTGCTGCCTGGCTGGCCCTATGCCCTCGTGCCTCCACCATGTGCTTCatcacagcagcagggagccgcaggcctggtgctgcagtggaGTGCGCAGCCATGGACGGCAGTGGCCGCAGAGTGGTGTGGAGCAGAGCCCGCTCGCCTGCTGGCCTCACTTTTGGGGGTGCCAGCACCCGGCTCTACTGGGCAGACCGGG AGCGTGGTGCGATCGGCAGCATCGAGCTGGATGGTTCCCACTTCAGGCTGGTGCGGGAGGGACTGCATGGCCTCAAGCTCTTTGCCATCGGAGATGGCTTTCTGCTCTGGTCAACAACCGCAACCAATG GCTCCAGCAAGGTCTGGCACAGCCGGCTGGAGCAGGCCAAGAGCTGGTGGTTCCTGATGGAGCAGGAGTTGGTGGCCTTGAGGATTTACAGCCAGTTCTCACAGGAAG GCACCAACGGCTGCACAAAGAGCAATGGAggctgtgcccagctctgcctgcctaACCCCACGGGGCGGCAGTGCCGGTGCTCCCCTGGATACCGCCTGGTGCGTGGGGTGACCTGTGCTCCAGCTCCACcatgcccagccctgctgcaggcctgTGCTGACCTCCAGAGCTGCATCTCTGCACAGCAGGTCTGCGATGGGCACCCCGACTGTGCTGATGGCTCCGATGAGTTGGGCT GCACCTCTGAAGAGGCAAAGACACAGGTCCCCGTGGTATCATCATCAAGGACATCCCAtgcagaagaggagaaacaaactgtgCCCTCAGTTGCACctcagcagcccagccccagtctgcctgcagcccctggcCCCCGGCAGCATGTAGAACCCTTCCTGGTGACCCCAAATACAGAGGAGGTGCTGGGGGCCATGCCATGCAGCAGCGAGACATGCAACCTGCGTGGAGAGTGCGCCATTGAGGCTGGGCGGGTGATGTGCCACTGTGCCCTGGGCTACCGTGGGGACTACTGTGAGGAGGCAGAGGTGCAGCCATTGGCAGGTCCCATCGTCCTGGGGGTGGCTGTGCTTCTGTTGCTGGCTGCGGCAGCTGTGGGGGCCCTGGCCTACATGCGGAAGCgggacaggaggaggag gaccTCAAGCACTGCTTCCACCCGAGTGCTGACCCTGTACCACCGTGAAAGTGACCCtgaggaagaagatgaggaggaggaagagcttCCACCCAAGAGCGATACCTTTGTGAACGAAGCTTATGATGGGAAAGAG gagctgccagcccGGCTTGGGAAGGGACCATCTCGCCCCAACACTGTACTTCCATAA